The proteins below come from a single Thunnus thynnus chromosome 10, fThuThy2.1, whole genome shotgun sequence genomic window:
- the LOC137191993 gene encoding alpha-N-acetylgalactosaminidase-like has protein sequence MGPLPVTQLLLALTSLTVALDNGLMRTPPMGWMAWERFRCDIDCFDDPENCISEGLFRDMADRLAEDGWKELGYEYVIIDDCWMSRLRDEQGRLQPEPSRFPGGIAKLASYIHDRGLKLGIYADMGTYTCMGFPGTTLDKIEIDAQTFASWEVDYLKFDGCNSNPVEQMLGYPLMSMALNATGRPMAYSCSWPAYLGGLPPSVNYSLLGDICHLWRNYDDIQDSWDSVQGIIEWFANNQDDLQPAAGPGRWNDPDMLIIGNFGLSLDQARSQMALWAIMAAPLIMSNDLRNLDNSARAILQNKVAIAINQDPMGIQGRRLLQEKSHIEVYWRPLVHSASALVFLSRRTDMPYRYHTSLAKLNYDAGNYEAYDVFTGSTVKGLNATTELTLSINPSGVVMWYVYPEQYKEEAETLVQQHMKAPFTFHKAKALHHTVL, from the exons ATGGGGCCCTTACCAGTAACTCAGCTCCTGCTGGCCCTGACCTCACTGACTGTGGCCCTGGATAACGGTTTGATGAGGACTCCCCCGATGGGATGGATGGCCTGGGAACGCTTTCGTTGTGATATTGACTGTTTTGATGACCCAGAGAACTGTATCAG TGAGGGTCTGTTCAGAGACATGGCAGACCGGCTGGCTGAGGATGGCTGGAAGGAGCTGGGCTATGAATATGTAATCATAGATGACTGCTGGATGTCCAGGTTGAGAGATGAGCAGGGGAGGCTGCAGCCTGAACCTTCCAG GTTCCCAGGGGGTATTGCAAAACTTGCGTCGTATATCCATGACCGTGGACTGAAGCTTGGCATCTATGCAGACATGGGCACTTACACATGTATGGGCTTTCCCGGTACCACACTGGATAAAATTGAGATTGATGCCCAGACCTTTGCCAGCTGGGAGGTAGACTATCTGAAGTTTGATGGGTGTAACTCAAATCCTGTAGAACAAATGCTGG GTTATCCTTTAATGTCCATGGCTTTGAACGCTACAGGCAGACCTATGGCCTACTCCTGTAGTTGGCCTGCTTATCTGGGAGGACTTCCACCTAGT GTGAATTACTCTCTGCTGGGGGATATTTGTCACCTGTGGAGGAATTATGATGATATCCAGGACTCATGGGACAGTGTGCAAGGCATCATTGAATGGTTCGCCAACAACCAGGATGATCTGCAGCCAGCTGCGGGGCCTGGACGATGGAATGACCCTGACATG CTCATCATTGGAAACTTTGGTCTCAGCCTGGACCAGGCTCGCTCTCAGATGGCTTTGTGGGCTATAATGGCTGCACCTCTCATCATGTCTAATGACCTTCGAAACCTGGACAACAGCGCACGGGCCATCCTGCAAAACAAAGTGGCCATTGCCATCAACCAGGACCCCATGGGTATCCAGGGAAGACGCCTGCTGCAG GAGAAGAGTCACATTGAGGTGTACTGGAGGCCTCTGGTTCATTCAGCCAGTGCCCTTGTGTTCCTCAGTCGACGGACAGACATGCCCTACCGCTACCATACCTCCCTGGCTAAACTCAACTATGATGCTGGCAACTATGAG GCCTACGATGTGTTTACTGGCTCGACAGTGAAGGGGTTGAATGCCACAACAGAGTTGACACTCTCCATCAATCCCTCAGGTGTTGTCATGTGGTACGTCTATCCAGAACAGTACAAAGAAGAGGCTGAGACACTCGTCCAACAGCACATGAAAGCTCCATTTACATTCCACAAAGCTAAAGCTTTGCATCATACTGTCTTATGA
- the LOC137192025 gene encoding uncharacterized protein, which translates to MGQTKLGARSPVLEAAVGFALGAVGGCILGATEDPVDKTLSVMTSSGLLKPVIEEVRMVGALGLGTLIGTTALTTAMTSVVAGVILAAAVASVFVATRSCGMSHTDSAGLWASAGLAGAFGTTLSGATLGVAIEWIVKNYGMVGLLWALGIFTVLKPPLHFVFKLLWKQGEACCTLGSADWVREREQIEITELQQRQRVAVQIEQKILTLEKGGNTSGKEHMTTWVAERRQREEIEKKKTESEEAQMEQRTIQDWINTVVVKHVDFLAFSGIPMTVVAIVTSGFGVFGYGGHQSVFIVLLALVAIIAYLLLKSSDFKFWMLVGCMGMLATFVIAMLTLHAGQVVVTTAMKMRAAGQSQSRETISARMNHQSSLEALNTAFFGAKLCQLGLGATVGGPLVRRAAGDSKVIVGAALVAGGLLAGVETLAPVLGEGGKAGALLGVVGAVGVSVGAVAAMAGRWSSWPGTLGTLAGLVIGALGMGKWHIVNIGLQLPVAYVFAMTNPF; encoded by the exons ATGGGACAGACTAAACTGG gAGCTCGGAGCCCTGTATTGGAGGCCGCTGTAGGGTTTGCACTGGGAGCAGTGGGAGGCTGCATTCTTGGAGCCACAGAGGACCCAGTGGACAAGACCTTGTCTGTGATGACCTCATCTGGTCTACTGAAGCCAGTGATAGAGGAAGTCAGGATGGTGGGTGCTCTGGGATTGGGGACTCTTATTGGAACCACAGCACTGACCACAGCGATGACCTCTGTAGTAGCTGGTGTGAttctggcagcagcagtagcttCAGTGTTTGTGGCCACGAGGAGCTGCGGAATGTCCCACACTGACTCTGCTGGCTTGTGGGCATCAGCAGGATTGGCTGGCGCTTTCGGGACAACACTCAGCGGAGCCACACTTGGGGTCGCTATTGAATGGATTGTGAAGAATTACGGCATGGTGGGCCTTTTGTGGGCACTAGGCATTTTCACTGTGCTCAAACCACCCCTGCACTTTGTATTTAAGCTCCTCTGGAAGCAGGGAGAGGCCTGTTGCACGCTGGGATCTGCAGATTGGGTCAGGGAGAGGGAACAGATTGAGATTACAGAGttgcagcagagacagagagtggcTGTGCAGATAGAGCAGAAGATCCTGACACTGGAGAAGGGAGGGAACACCAGCGGGAAGGAGCACATGACGACGTGGGTTGCTGAGcgaaggcagagagaggaaatagagaagaagaagacagagagtgAAGAGGCACAGATGGAGCAAAGAACCATCCAAGACTGGATCAACACAGTGGTGGTCAAACATGTGGACTTCTTGGCTTTCTCAGGGATCCCTATGACAGTGGTTGCCATTGTAACATCAGGGTTTGGGGTGTTTGGTTATGGAGGCCACCAGTCTGTGTTTATAGTGCTTCTGGCTTTGGTTGCAATCATAGCTTATTTGCTTCTGAAGTCATCTGACTTTAAGTTCTGGATGTTGGTAGGATGCATGGGAATGCTCGCAACATTTGTCATTGCCATGCTCACCCTACATGCTGGACAGGTGGTTGTAACAACTGCCATGAAGATGCGAGCGGCAGGGCAGAGTCAGTCCAGAGAAACCATCAGTGCTCGCATGAATCACCAATCCTCTCTGGAAGCTTTGAACACAGCTTTCTTTGGGGCGAAGCTGTGCCAGCTGGGTCTGGGGGCTACTGTGGGTGGGCCACTGGTGAGGCGAGCAGCTGGAGACAGCAAAGTCATAGTGGGGGCAGCTTTGGTGGCGGGGGGTTTACTGGCTGGGGTGGAGACTTTAGCTCCTGTGctgggagaaggagggaaagctGGAGCACTGCTGGGGGTGGTGGGGGCAGTAGGGGTGTCAGTGGGTGCAGTGGCAGCCATGGCGGGGCGGTGGTCCTCATGGCCAGGCACTTTGGGTACTTTAGCAGGGTTGGTTATTGGAGCATTAGGCATGGGAAAATGGCATATTGTCAACATCGGACTGCAGTTGCCTGTGGCCTACGTCTTTGCTATGACCAATCCATTCTGA